The Pseudodesulfovibrio sp. zrk46 genome contains a region encoding:
- a CDS encoding STAS domain-containing protein: MNTATVSIVRIKGVLLVTLPQDPQDMVIAELQDNILNRMSEQDTKGVILDLSQVSTLDSYFARTIIETGQMVSLMGGTTILAGMQVGVAITATQLGLTLGAMRTALEVDKALDMLNSTTSVSSEE, encoded by the coding sequence ATGAATACAGCAACAGTTTCAATTGTTCGGATTAAAGGAGTGCTGCTTGTCACCTTGCCTCAAGATCCGCAAGATATGGTAATTGCGGAATTGCAAGATAACATCCTGAATCGGATGAGTGAACAGGATACGAAAGGTGTGATCCTCGATTTGTCCCAAGTAAGTACTCTGGATTCTTATTTTGCCAGAACGATTATTGAAACAGGCCAAATGGTCTCTCTAATGGGAGGTACTACGATTTTGGCCGGTATGCAGGTCGGTGTTGCTATTACGGCAACACAGCTTGGGTTGACTCTTGGTGCCATGCGTACGGCACTTGAAGTCGATAAGGCTCTCGATATGCTTAATAGTACAACCTCGGTCTCTTCGGAGGAATAA
- a CDS encoding PocR ligand-binding domain-containing protein, whose product MQMSFSETLALDRHQKLLEAFCKATGIAGAIIDLDGNVMVGAQWQRICTDFHRKNEETCKKCIESDVILANRLSKDKKYTLYECKNGLIDAAAPIIVEGEHVANAFIGQFLTAPPDKDKFRAFARKYGFDSKDYLKALKHVPIVEKKRLPDLTNFVKLFAEVVSESYLEQRVQKEQAKELEKKTQAIQDLSTPVVRVWDGIVAAPLIGLMDGERAELLMERFLGAIVETKSPLALLDITGVPDVDTQSAQYFIDAVNAANMVGAEVILTGVSPSIAQTLIQLGIGLKGIKTRNSFADGLRLALSLQQKEKAVLLSEGV is encoded by the coding sequence ATGCAAATGTCGTTTTCCGAAACCCTAGCTCTCGATCGGCATCAAAAATTGCTGGAGGCCTTTTGTAAGGCTACCGGAATTGCCGGCGCCATCATTGATTTGGATGGGAATGTCATGGTGGGAGCCCAGTGGCAAAGAATTTGTACTGATTTTCATCGCAAAAACGAAGAGACATGCAAAAAGTGCATTGAATCCGATGTGATTTTAGCCAATCGACTTTCCAAGGATAAGAAATACACACTTTATGAGTGCAAGAATGGATTGATCGACGCCGCTGCCCCAATCATCGTTGAGGGAGAACATGTCGCCAATGCGTTTATCGGACAGTTTCTTACCGCTCCCCCTGATAAAGATAAATTTCGTGCCTTTGCTCGAAAATATGGCTTTGACTCAAAGGATTACTTGAAAGCGCTAAAGCATGTTCCAATCGTAGAAAAAAAGCGACTGCCTGATTTAACTAACTTCGTAAAATTATTTGCTGAAGTTGTTTCGGAATCCTACCTCGAACAAAGAGTTCAGAAGGAACAGGCAAAGGAGTTAGAAAAAAAGACCCAAGCTATTCAGGATTTATCAACTCCTGTTGTGAGAGTGTGGGACGGCATTGTGGCTGCCCCGCTTATCGGTTTGATGGACGGGGAACGCGCCGAACTACTCATGGAACGTTTTCTGGGGGCTATCGTGGAAACCAAGTCTCCCTTAGCGTTATTGGATATCACTGGTGTTCCGGATGTAGACACACAATCCGCACAATACTTCATAGATGCGGTTAATGCAGCAAACATGGTTGGCGCAGAAGTTATTCTGACCGGTGTGAGTCCATCGATAGCGCAAACTCTCATTCAACTTGGAATTGGCCTCAAAGGAATCAAGACCAGAAATTCCTTTGCTGACGGTTTGCGATTGGCTCTCTCCTTACAACAGAAGGAAAAAGCAGTTTTGTTGAGTGAGGGGGTCTAG
- a CDS encoding GNAT family N-acetyltransferase: MSISFSDTKELCEQELQDLFLSVDWDSGNYPEKLVKAIQGAHGVFTAWDGDKLVGLINVLSDGHMAAYVHYLLVRPEYQGKGIGKLLIEQMAEAYQDVPTKLLISYNTKAGFYERQGFVAATDKSPMFMTSMRL, encoded by the coding sequence ATGTCTATTTCTTTCAGTGACACCAAAGAGTTATGCGAGCAGGAGCTACAAGACCTGTTTCTCTCCGTAGATTGGGATTCCGGGAATTATCCAGAAAAGCTGGTGAAGGCCATCCAAGGAGCACATGGGGTTTTTACTGCTTGGGATGGGGACAAGCTCGTCGGATTGATCAATGTTTTATCAGACGGACACATGGCCGCTTACGTTCATTATCTGCTGGTTCGTCCGGAATACCAGGGCAAAGGGATTGGAAAACTCCTCATTGAGCAAATGGCCGAGGCGTACCAGGACGTTCCGACCAAGCTACTGATTTCCTACAACACCAAAGCCGGGTTCTACGAACGACAAGGTTTTGTCGCCGCAACAGACAAGTCTCCCATGTTCATGACCTCAATGCGCTTGTAA
- a CDS encoding ABC transporter substrate-binding protein, translating into MCKIVSSLLVVLVLLVSSVASADEYVVMSGVYPPFTFNKGLRVGGVSVDTIESIMKMTSTPFHRKNIKLMPLKKAYADAETLPKRVILNVPRTPEVEEKFKWVGPVYFPKYVLIGKKGNEYTIATTEDVEKYQVGSIRGSDPLDTLIEEGVDPKKVKMHTSYVQPLLELKGKKTDLIAYSNLETAYLMRQMRIDPRKYKVAFVYKKVPLYFAFSKDTDDAKIKLYNDALASIKVPMAHGDTVFQKNLRKYVPYGEIK; encoded by the coding sequence ATGTGTAAGATCGTTTCGAGTCTACTAGTTGTTTTGGTGTTGTTAGTGTCATCTGTTGCAAGTGCGGATGAGTATGTCGTTATGTCCGGAGTTTACCCTCCATTTACTTTCAATAAAGGGCTTCGTGTCGGAGGTGTGTCGGTTGATACAATTGAAAGTATCATGAAGATGACGAGTACTCCGTTTCATCGGAAGAACATCAAATTAATGCCGCTGAAAAAAGCGTATGCCGATGCGGAGACTCTTCCGAAGAGGGTCATCTTGAATGTCCCTCGCACGCCTGAAGTTGAAGAGAAATTCAAATGGGTGGGGCCTGTTTATTTCCCTAAGTATGTCCTGATCGGTAAGAAGGGGAACGAGTACACCATCGCGACAACCGAAGATGTCGAAAAGTACCAAGTGGGGAGTATTCGCGGCAGTGATCCTTTAGATACCCTTATTGAAGAGGGCGTTGACCCAAAAAAGGTCAAGATGCACACGAGTTATGTGCAGCCCCTTCTTGAGTTGAAAGGGAAAAAGACCGATCTAATTGCTTACTCCAATCTGGAGACGGCCTATCTGATGCGTCAAATGCGGATTGACCCAAGAAAATACAAGGTGGCTTTTGTCTATAAAAAGGTGCCGCTCTATTTTGCTTTCAGCAAGGATACTGATGATGCCAAGATCAAGCTATACAACGATGCCTTGGCCAGTATCAAAGTCCCCATGGCTCATGGTGATACCGTGTTTCAAAAGAATCTGCGCAAGTATGTCCCGTATGGTGAAATTAAATAA
- a CDS encoding tyrosine-type recombinase/integrase, translating to MLRTREALLNRKAHVEKMRKKRGIKVRDEYVIGRLDGTGFKDVNNAWRTIRKACGFNKKITFHVQRHTYCTNIVLSGSSTKHAAAMIGHNDPRMTERYTNLENLIHNPAQDRLAAHYKNTKKSK from the coding sequence ATGCTTCGAACAAGAGAGGCTTTACTCAATCGAAAAGCACACGTTGAAAAGATGCGAAAGAAACGTGGAATCAAAGTCAGAGACGAATATGTTATCGGCCGACTCGATGGTACTGGATTTAAGGATGTCAATAATGCTTGGAGAACCATTCGAAAGGCATGCGGATTCAACAAAAAGATTACCTTCCATGTTCAGCGCCACACATACTGCACCAATATTGTACTCTCTGGCAGTTCAACGAAGCATGCAGCAGCCATGATCGGACACAATGATCCCCGAATGACCGAACGATACACCAACCTTGAAAACCTTATCCACAATCCGGCGCAAGACAGACTTGCCGCACATTATAAAAACACAAAAAAATCCAAATAG
- a CDS encoding SH3 domain-containing protein: MKSISKYIIGLAVTVMTATSAWAGQQLSVQVQNGQLRSKPGFYGKQTDTLPYGDAVELKAEEGEWRRITSIKSGKSGWMHSSALSEQKIILRPTNSDVQAAEQTDTLILSGQGFNQRTEDKYRESTKADYTLVDKMAAESASPKEVDEFIKAGGLGKGGI; encoded by the coding sequence ATGAAAAGCATAAGCAAATATATTATTGGGCTAGCTGTAACCGTAATGACAGCAACATCAGCCTGGGCAGGCCAACAACTCAGCGTTCAGGTTCAAAACGGCCAACTCAGAAGCAAGCCCGGCTTCTATGGAAAGCAAACCGACACCCTGCCGTATGGGGATGCTGTAGAACTTAAAGCCGAAGAGGGAGAATGGCGTCGTATCACCTCCATCAAATCCGGCAAAAGCGGATGGATGCATTCCTCAGCGCTGAGCGAGCAGAAGATCATTCTTCGCCCTACCAATAGTGATGTACAAGCAGCAGAGCAAACCGATACCCTCATCCTCTCTGGACAAGGTTTCAATCAAAGGACCGAAGATAAATACCGAGAATCCACCAAAGCTGATTATACATTGGTAGACAAGATGGCCGCCGAAAGCGCCTCCCCCAAAGAAGTCGATGAATTCATCAAGGCTGGCGGCCTTGGGAAAGGCGGTATCTAA
- a CDS encoding anti-sigma regulatory factor, with translation MSIDNFQDYSGKIAITSEVDIVAVRKEIRSACQRLGFNDTDVTRIVTAASELARNIYKYASQGNMHWKKLNQIGRIGVELLFEDRGPGIRDIDLAMSPGFTTSRGLGLGLPGAKRLMDEIDVESTPGVGTNVVIRKWLKGRIVSSPQAA, from the coding sequence ATGTCTATAGATAATTTCCAAGACTATTCCGGTAAGATCGCAATTACTTCTGAAGTCGATATTGTCGCTGTGCGCAAAGAGATTCGGTCTGCCTGCCAACGCCTTGGATTTAATGACACAGACGTTACTCGTATAGTCACGGCGGCTTCCGAGTTAGCAAGAAATATTTATAAGTATGCGTCTCAAGGCAACATGCACTGGAAAAAGCTCAATCAAATAGGAAGAATTGGTGTTGAGTTGCTGTTTGAGGATAGGGGGCCTGGAATTAGGGATATTGACCTAGCAATGTCCCCAGGATTTACAACCTCTAGGGGGTTAGGGCTCGGTCTTCCTGGTGCTAAAAGGCTTATGGATGAGATAGATGTTGAGTCGACTCCAGGTGTCGGTACGAATGTTGTTATTCGTAAGTGGCTAAAAGGAAGAATAGTCTCTTCGCCGCAAGCTGCTTAG
- a CDS encoding M48 family metallopeptidase — protein sequence MKRRSFLRALFLTTPILLAPGLASAFEIGLPGGFKVDTEDIKNSYKAPPKKPAGYQEITPQQEHYLGRAVAASILTKYSPLQHDRAQKYLNVMGLALAKVSDRPETFGGYKFMILDTDEINAMSAPGGFIFVTKGMLRCCKTEDAMAAALAHEIAHVQRKHPLQALSKGVINQAARTQSLPGTSTFFLENEKNLAKTLGTGTETITTTLLENGYSTEFEEEADKDAVTILQRLGYDPNYFIEMLQVMKKRLAEEAAFAKTHPAPEDRIKTVESIIGAYRKTKPSVARKFRFMTMTGGM from the coding sequence ATGAAACGTAGAAGCTTTCTCCGCGCCTTGTTTCTGACCACTCCCATCCTGCTTGCCCCGGGTCTTGCCAGTGCATTTGAAATCGGCCTTCCCGGTGGTTTCAAGGTGGACACTGAAGATATCAAAAACAGCTACAAAGCCCCCCCGAAAAAACCAGCGGGGTATCAGGAAATTACCCCGCAACAGGAGCACTACCTTGGCAGGGCTGTGGCAGCTTCAATATTAACGAAATACTCTCCACTCCAACATGATCGTGCGCAAAAGTATTTGAACGTCATGGGATTAGCTCTGGCAAAAGTATCCGACCGCCCTGAAACATTTGGCGGCTACAAATTCATGATCCTTGATACTGACGAGATCAACGCCATGTCAGCACCGGGAGGCTTTATCTTTGTCACCAAAGGCATGCTTCGATGCTGCAAAACAGAAGACGCCATGGCCGCAGCGCTAGCCCATGAGATAGCACATGTTCAACGCAAACACCCGCTCCAAGCCCTGAGCAAGGGCGTCATCAATCAAGCAGCGAGGACACAATCCCTCCCCGGCACATCCACATTCTTTCTTGAAAATGAGAAGAACCTCGCCAAGACACTAGGCACGGGCACTGAGACAATTACCACGACGCTACTCGAAAATGGATACTCCACAGAATTTGAAGAGGAAGCGGACAAAGACGCCGTCACGATACTACAACGCTTGGGCTATGACCCCAATTATTTCATCGAAATGTTACAGGTCATGAAAAAGCGCTTGGCCGAAGAAGCGGCTTTCGCCAAGACTCACCCTGCACCGGAAGACAGGATCAAGACAGTGGAGAGCATTATCGGAGCCTATAGGAAAACCAAACCATCCGTTGCGAGGAAGTTTCGCTTCATGACCATGACTGGTGGCATGTAA
- a CDS encoding PAS domain S-box protein — protein sequence MSVGNSASSHSELSRLKRELNEVHEELAKTNSELLQLTLELDDRVNERTKELRESESELRMHRDHLEDLVKERTIELNDANQRLSVSLNELKVSEERYHSLVKTIPDVVYQVSPSGHFTFVNEAVARLGYTQEELIGEHFKTLFYPIESKSISREGILEETELLERQDDYSPKIVDERRTGARMTCGLVVGLKSKDSSSVQPAELIGLSGDDVIAEINAAGLYRGSSGTVTRTFIGTVGVVRDITERKKMEKQLSEINEELEMKVEVRTRELNASNEHLLTEIAERKKVSEHLAESEKILRAVLNGMGAGVFFVDPANYSIIYVNTTGQKMLDMTRPEILGRKCCDLICPGKKAVPGKKCSIYMTKMLNKEQQLSLPDGTVIPVMKHVLPLRIKDQNIHVEIIFDVTEKKSLERQLAYAQKLESVGQLAAGIAHEINTPIQYIGGNVTFLKSVIESFANCMEKYEDLSSAVVEEQDVVKVASELVNLVDKVALIDDITESKAAIDDILEGVGRVSTIVTAMKKFSHPDLEDRKAIDVNAAIENTIIVARNEWKYCSEIETEYSQDLPLLMFVPGDLNQAILNIIVNAAHANASKCSDCGEKGIIRISTKHEDDTIAISIMDTGIGIAPENYGKIFDPFFTTKDVGYGTGQGLAITHAVIQKHGGEIAFESELGVGTTFTLKLPIEAE from the coding sequence ATGTCAGTTGGAAATTCGGCCAGCAGCCATTCAGAACTCTCGCGGTTGAAAAGAGAGCTCAATGAGGTGCATGAAGAATTGGCAAAAACCAACTCTGAATTGCTGCAATTGACATTAGAGCTAGACGATAGGGTCAACGAACGTACAAAGGAGTTAAGAGAATCCGAGTCTGAACTCCGCATGCATCGTGACCATTTGGAAGACTTGGTCAAGGAGAGAACGATAGAGTTGAATGATGCAAATCAGAGGCTATCGGTTTCCCTAAATGAACTTAAAGTCTCTGAAGAGCGTTATCATAGTTTGGTCAAAACAATTCCTGATGTTGTTTATCAAGTCTCTCCATCTGGGCATTTTACCTTCGTAAACGAGGCCGTTGCTAGGCTTGGCTATACTCAGGAAGAATTAATTGGTGAGCATTTCAAGACTCTTTTCTATCCTATTGAGAGCAAAAGTATTTCAAGAGAGGGGATACTTGAGGAAACTGAACTTTTAGAGAGACAAGATGACTATAGTCCCAAGATAGTCGATGAGCGTCGTACAGGTGCTCGTATGACTTGTGGACTCGTTGTTGGACTAAAATCAAAGGATAGTAGTTCTGTCCAGCCAGCAGAATTAATAGGGCTATCCGGTGATGATGTTATCGCTGAGATAAATGCTGCTGGGCTTTATCGGGGCAGTAGTGGAACAGTGACAAGGACCTTTATCGGCACTGTTGGAGTAGTTCGTGACATCACAGAAAGAAAAAAGATGGAGAAGCAACTTTCTGAAATAAATGAAGAGTTGGAGATGAAAGTTGAGGTTCGCACAAGGGAGCTCAATGCTTCGAATGAGCATCTACTGACTGAAATTGCTGAACGAAAAAAAGTCAGTGAACATTTGGCTGAATCAGAAAAGATCTTAAGGGCGGTTTTGAATGGAATGGGAGCTGGAGTTTTCTTTGTAGATCCTGCAAATTATTCTATTATATATGTTAATACAACTGGCCAGAAGATGCTTGATATGACGCGCCCTGAAATATTGGGCAGAAAATGTTGTGATCTCATATGTCCTGGTAAGAAAGCGGTACCGGGTAAAAAGTGTAGTATTTATATGACCAAGATGCTGAATAAAGAACAGCAATTGTCTTTACCTGACGGTACTGTCATTCCAGTTATGAAGCATGTTCTTCCTTTGCGGATAAAGGATCAAAACATTCATGTCGAAATCATTTTTGATGTGACAGAGAAGAAATCTCTGGAACGACAGTTAGCTTATGCCCAAAAGCTAGAGTCCGTGGGGCAATTGGCCGCTGGAATTGCGCATGAAATCAACACTCCGATTCAGTACATTGGCGGCAATGTTACCTTTTTGAAGTCCGTTATCGAAAGTTTTGCGAATTGCATGGAAAAGTACGAAGACTTGAGCAGTGCGGTTGTTGAGGAACAAGATGTTGTCAAAGTCGCTTCAGAACTAGTTAACTTAGTGGATAAGGTTGCTTTGATAGATGATATTACTGAGTCAAAGGCAGCCATTGATGACATTCTTGAAGGAGTCGGACGCGTTTCCACTATAGTTACTGCAATGAAGAAGTTCTCACACCCTGACCTTGAGGACCGTAAAGCCATTGATGTGAATGCGGCCATTGAGAACACCATTATTGTCGCTCGAAACGAGTGGAAATATTGTTCGGAGATTGAGACGGAATATTCTCAGGATTTGCCATTGCTGATGTTTGTCCCTGGAGATTTGAATCAGGCTATCTTGAATATTATCGTTAATGCAGCCCATGCCAACGCTTCAAAGTGCTCAGATTGCGGTGAAAAAGGGATTATAAGAATTTCTACCAAACATGAAGATGACACGATTGCCATATCTATTATGGATACGGGAATAGGAATTGCCCCCGAGAACTATGGGAAAATATTTGACCCCTTCTTCACAACCAAAGACGTCGGCTACGGTACAGGGCAAGGCTTGGCTATAACGCACGCTGTTATTCAGAAGCATGGTGGCGAAATTGCATTTGAATCGGAGTTGGGGGTTGGTACAACATTTACCCTTAAACTACCGATTGAAGCTGAGTAG
- a CDS encoding ATP-binding protein produces the protein MDRTCPKTEHVIVENSADVHWAVSKVKKIAREIGFDATEQEELVVCAKELAMNMVLHAEGGILSIRVKCELMDWEIEFTAKDNGPGLRSIDEAIADGLSSRGGLGIGLGTLNRFMDSLDLLPVPEGQSGTRIRCTRKLKKRERYAVSGPLDVGVASRPCPGFNLNGDSYVVRIIDNRLMVCVIDGLGHGQFAHKAASAAQKYVEDHVHLEIEALFKGVDRSCRATRGVVMALALIDWERNSISLAGVGNIEVRYRGSNPGFSYVFKRGFLGAGVGRVSISEHVWEANDLLIMHSDGISSKWSLEDDPTISLLSAKQMALALLRNYGRDNDDATILIVKKADGADTTKR, from the coding sequence ATGGATCGTACTTGCCCCAAAACTGAACACGTAATTGTTGAGAATTCGGCCGACGTGCACTGGGCTGTTAGCAAAGTAAAAAAGATTGCTCGAGAGATTGGTTTCGATGCGACTGAACAAGAGGAACTGGTGGTGTGCGCCAAGGAGTTGGCGATGAACATGGTTCTTCATGCCGAAGGTGGAATCTTAAGTATCAGAGTCAAATGTGAACTCATGGATTGGGAGATTGAATTTACTGCAAAAGATAATGGGCCAGGACTTAGAAGTATTGATGAAGCTATCGCTGATGGGCTCTCTTCTCGAGGCGGGCTTGGAATCGGACTTGGCACACTGAACAGATTCATGGATTCATTGGATTTGTTGCCAGTCCCAGAGGGTCAGTCTGGTACCAGGATACGATGTACTAGAAAGCTGAAGAAACGAGAACGATACGCTGTTTCAGGCCCTTTGGATGTTGGAGTCGCAAGTAGGCCATGCCCAGGCTTCAACCTTAATGGTGACAGCTATGTAGTGCGCATAATTGATAACAGGCTGATGGTTTGCGTTATCGATGGGTTGGGGCATGGACAGTTCGCGCATAAGGCTGCAAGTGCGGCCCAAAAGTATGTCGAAGATCATGTCCATTTGGAGATAGAAGCACTGTTTAAAGGCGTGGACAGAAGTTGCAGGGCTACACGTGGTGTCGTTATGGCCCTGGCATTAATTGATTGGGAACGGAACAGTATCTCCTTGGCCGGTGTCGGAAATATTGAAGTGAGATATCGTGGAAGCAATCCAGGCTTTTCCTATGTTTTCAAGAGGGGCTTTTTGGGGGCAGGTGTTGGACGAGTTTCCATCTCTGAACATGTATGGGAAGCAAATGATCTTCTTATAATGCACTCAGATGGGATCTCCAGCAAATGGAGTTTGGAAGATGATCCGACCATAAGTCTGCTCTCGGCAAAACAGATGGCATTAGCGCTTCTTAGGAATTATGGAAGAGATAATGATGATGCCACAATTCTCATAGTTAAAAAGGCAGACGGAGCAGATACAACAAAACGTTAA
- a CDS encoding GAF domain-containing protein, with amino-acid sequence MSSKEKVSKSDAKGQRSLERSVLEGINNIFLQALTGNDEEELAKLCLHTLEKITNSDYGFIGEINPVGRFDTIAVSNPGWDACGIDSSKAGLLITDMDISGIWGKVLKDGKSLLTNAPSKHPSSSGLPPEHPPLNAFLGVPMKQGELTIGMISLAKKKGRFTKKDQEAVESLAVAVNQALHSKQTENKLAAQAQEILELSTPVLKIWEGIVIAPLIGSLDSERTRQFMDLILSSIETTNSSVALIDITGVPILDTQTAQHIIDTIGASRLLGAEVILTGVRPEIAKTLVHLGIDLSEVITRASLSAGIRVGLKRLGLEVQSIQSQ; translated from the coding sequence GTGAGTTCCAAAGAAAAGGTATCTAAGTCTGATGCAAAAGGTCAAAGATCGCTTGAAAGAAGTGTTTTAGAGGGAATTAACAATATTTTTCTTCAGGCTTTGACAGGCAATGATGAGGAAGAGTTGGCAAAGCTCTGCCTTCATACTTTGGAGAAGATAACGAACAGTGACTACGGCTTTATTGGAGAAATAAATCCTGTTGGTCGGTTCGATACAATTGCTGTGAGTAATCCGGGATGGGATGCGTGCGGTATCGATAGTTCCAAAGCTGGTTTACTGATTACAGATATGGATATTTCCGGGATTTGGGGAAAAGTCCTTAAAGATGGAAAATCATTGCTTACTAATGCTCCGAGCAAGCATCCATCAAGCTCAGGGCTCCCTCCGGAGCACCCTCCTTTAAATGCTTTTCTAGGCGTCCCCATGAAGCAAGGTGAATTAACTATTGGTATGATTTCACTGGCAAAAAAGAAGGGGCGATTTACAAAGAAAGATCAGGAAGCTGTTGAGTCGTTGGCCGTGGCTGTGAACCAAGCTCTTCACAGCAAACAAACCGAGAACAAATTGGCCGCTCAGGCACAAGAAATATTGGAGCTATCTACACCTGTCCTAAAGATCTGGGAGGGAATTGTAATAGCACCTTTGATCGGCAGTTTGGACAGTGAACGAACACGGCAGTTTATGGATCTCATCTTGTCGAGCATTGAGACCACCAATTCTTCCGTTGCATTGATAGATATTACCGGTGTTCCAATTCTGGATACGCAAACTGCGCAGCATATCATTGATACGATCGGAGCCTCTCGTCTCTTGGGAGCAGAAGTCATTCTCACAGGAGTTAGACCAGAAATAGCTAAGACGTTGGTGCATCTGGGGATCGACTTGTCTGAGGTGATTACGAGAGCTTCTCTTTCTGCGGGAATACGTGTGGGTTTGAAAAGGCTTGGCCTCGAAGTGCAGAGTATTCAGAGTCAGTAG